A section of the bacterium SCSIO 12696 genome encodes:
- a CDS encoding 1-acyl-sn-glycerol-3-phosphate acyltransferase — MTPSDVPQHLRANRSGFTRWFGRTLLNAMGWQVEGRIPDLKKFIVAGAPHTSNWDFVIAMAVVMAFDIKANWLAKHTIFVFPFKRLFFALGGIPLDRSNTKGIAEQIADKIRASEQLVIGIMPEGTRSRVEKWKSGFLRIAYAASCPVLLASLDFKHKRIRFGDLIEARSDVDQQLLEIKDYYRQFQPKYPDKF; from the coding sequence ATGACCCCATCCGACGTCCCTCAACATCTTCGCGCCAACCGCAGCGGTTTCACCCGCTGGTTTGGCCGCACCTTGCTCAATGCCATGGGCTGGCAGGTGGAAGGGCGTATTCCCGATTTAAAAAAGTTTATTGTGGCCGGTGCGCCGCACACGTCCAACTGGGATTTTGTCATTGCCATGGCGGTGGTGATGGCGTTCGATATCAAGGCTAACTGGTTGGCTAAGCACACCATTTTTGTGTTTCCGTTCAAGCGTTTGTTTTTTGCGTTGGGTGGTATCCCGCTGGATCGCAGTAACACCAAAGGCATTGCCGAACAAATTGCCGATAAAATACGAGCCAGTGAACAGCTGGTCATTGGTATTATGCCGGAGGGTACTCGAAGCCGGGTGGAAAAATGGAAGAGCGGTTTTTTGCGTATTGCCTACGCCGCAAGTTGCCCGGTATTGCTGGCATCTCTGGATTTTAAGCACAAGCGCATCCGCTTCGGTGATTTGATTGAGGCCCGCAGCGATGTGGATCAGCAGCTGCTGGAAATTAAAGACTACTATCGCCAGTTTCAGCCAAAATACCCGGATAAATTTTAA
- a CDS encoding peptide chain release factor 3, giving the protein MADSNFLNQLGNRRTFAIISHPDAGKTTITEKMLLFGNAIQLAGSVKGKKGPHAKSDWMSMEQERGISVTSSVMQFPYGGRTVNLLDTPGHEDFSEDTYRTLTAVDSVLMVIDGAKGVEDRTIKLMEVCRLRDTPILSFINKMDRDIRDPIEVMDEVEEVLKIKAAPINWPLGMGKEFKGVYNLYTDTVHVYQQGMGHTINDDIQIKGIDSDEFTELLGPYADDVREELELVRGACHEFNLDEYLAGELTPVFFGSAMGNFGVREMLDGFVEWAPTPIARETHERTIDPSEEKFSGFVFKIQANMDPKHRDRIAFMRICSGTYTKGMKMKHVRIGKDVKIADAVTFLAGDRSHVEEAISGDIIGLHNHGTIQIGDTFTEGETLKFTGIPHFAPELFRRIRLKDPLKLKALQKGLQQLSEEGSTQVFFPKNSNDIVVGAVGVLQFEVVAYRLKDEYKVEAIYEPVNVNTARWVDCDDPKKMEEFERKCKENLAIDGGGHLTYLAPTRVNLSLTEERYPDVTFRATREH; this is encoded by the coding sequence ATGGCGGATAGTAACTTTCTCAATCAACTTGGCAACCGGCGCACGTTTGCGATTATCAGCCACCCCGATGCCGGCAAGACCACCATCACTGAAAAGATGCTGTTGTTCGGCAACGCCATTCAATTGGCAGGGTCGGTAAAAGGTAAAAAGGGCCCTCACGCTAAGTCGGACTGGATGAGCATGGAGCAGGAGCGGGGTATTTCGGTGACCTCGTCGGTGATGCAGTTCCCCTACGGAGGCCGTACCGTCAACTTGCTGGATACACCCGGGCACGAAGACTTTTCTGAAGATACCTATCGCACGCTGACCGCGGTGGACTCCGTGCTAATGGTGATCGATGGTGCCAAGGGCGTTGAGGATCGCACCATCAAGCTGATGGAGGTGTGCCGCCTGCGGGATACGCCGATTCTGTCATTTATCAACAAAATGGACCGTGATATTCGCGACCCCATTGAGGTGATGGATGAAGTTGAGGAGGTGCTGAAGATCAAAGCCGCCCCCATCAATTGGCCGTTGGGTATGGGCAAGGAATTCAAAGGGGTGTACAACCTGTATACCGATACCGTGCACGTATACCAGCAGGGCATGGGGCACACCATCAACGACGATATTCAGATCAAAGGCATCGATAGCGACGAGTTTACCGAGCTACTGGGGCCTTACGCCGATGATGTTCGTGAAGAGCTTGAACTGGTGCGCGGCGCCTGCCACGAATTTAATCTGGACGAATACCTGGCCGGTGAGTTAACCCCGGTGTTTTTCGGCTCCGCCATGGGCAACTTTGGTGTGCGCGAGATGCTGGACGGCTTTGTGGAGTGGGCGCCGACGCCCATCGCGCGGGAAACTCACGAGCGTACCATTGATCCGTCGGAAGAAAAATTCAGCGGTTTTGTGTTTAAGATTCAAGCGAATATGGATCCCAAGCACCGGGACCGCATTGCCTTTATGCGCATCTGCTCAGGTACCTACACCAAGGGCATGAAAATGAAACACGTGCGCATTGGCAAAGATGTGAAAATTGCCGATGCAGTGACGTTTTTGGCGGGGGATCGCTCCCATGTGGAAGAGGCAATTTCTGGCGATATTATCGGCCTGCACAACCACGGCACTATTCAGATTGGCGATACCTTTACTGAAGGGGAAACTCTGAAATTTACCGGTATCCCACACTTTGCACCGGAACTGTTTCGCCGCATTCGCCTGAAAGATCCACTGAAGTTAAAGGCGCTGCAAAAAGGTTTGCAGCAGCTTTCCGAAGAAGGTTCCACCCAGGTGTTTTTCCCAAAAAACAGCAACGATATTGTTGTGGGGGCGGTAGGGGTGCTGCAGTTTGAGGTGGTGGCCTATCGTTTGAAAGATGAATACAAGGTGGAAGCCATTTACGAGCCGGTAAATGTGAACACTGCCCGTTGGGTAGACTGCGACGACCCCAAGAAAATGGAAGAGTTTGAGCGCAAGTGCAAAGAAAACCTGGCCATCGATGGCGGCGGCCACTTAACTTATTTAGCACCAACGCGCGTGAACTTGTCGTTGACGGAAGAGCGTTATCCGGATGTGACTTTCCGGGCGACCAGGGAGCATTAA